The Tubulanus polymorphus chromosome 1, tnTubPoly1.2, whole genome shotgun sequence genome contains a region encoding:
- the LOC141901838 gene encoding uncharacterized protein LOC141901838 isoform X3 codes for MTSDYGNTGGAELHLVQPGSLQPGGSDIHLIHQLNVTPKSHGLNPNANIFQSKSPPGQWMEAEAPLVSPTHSEGYNHMNGDISTSAAETMPPTAKTDYQSINGANVNDLKIETLPASTSIQNTDDGGNHSNSSNYEGSNNVPEDQLKQMLKEQLEYYFSRDNLASDSYLVSQMDADQYVPIVTIASFNMVKKLTSDLDLIINVLRESSNVQVDERGEKVRPLHKRCIVILREIPESTPIESVKALFSGVNCPPFVSCEFAHNNSWYVTFDSDEDAQRAYRYLREDIQNFLGKPIMARIKAKPLLTRSFAPKNGVTPRMQPINAVAAQQPPTPTQYEMTSQAQPTPPQPPQPQPAQFSQQPRFTQPVPNVQYVSQHQQSFSFFPPATSAVIAASWPTSPPAYYDPGMVFAVNGYQPQGTFKPLTTSRHGYQNIRNRNPSKPQHRNHMSERSNHIERHHSSSSTSSTHERHNLPNGTHRSSPRAHDSTQNHNNTTSNAYGRHKESSYNNNYSQSPNHTPSDSQSTTQSNSSSSSYNRNNDRDSRHNDSYSKDQMLQKRNTSYKVPRRRKEDEVPSRNVRQSSGNSSSNNSMNNQNTKEVKQMPAVDTPKFELESNSFPPLPGSTNSATTGDIWESKMSDVVKGTAKPSTPATPTTRETKTPSSSTQTTAPSTTTPPSSNDLNITTTCSVNTATQSTLTSSTSTVNTTVPAVTTTIQTSPSVTTPPSSPKKVTPASKVSSSSGSSNISNSPKDSVSHSSNSKSESVRSLTPPPAVSSTTTSSGTDGSSNSLKLEEKVKAANAAQSGPSKMSYASVLRGAGNGFENKKDGPSLEAIEDNSDNEKSKTVKESSGEVTQALMEQSQVPKSQTAKPVSNNKDNNRRDEPKDQRQSASRRAKENRERRDRVDREQRVRKEPPRSPNK; via the exons ATGACTTCTGACTACGGAAACACAGGGGGCGCTGAGCTACATTTAGTACAACCTGGCAGCTTACAGCCTGGTGGCTCTGATATCCATCTAATCCATCAACTAAAT GTTACTCCTAAAAGCCATGGTCTTAACCCGAATGCCAACATTTTCCAGAGTAAGTCCCCACCTGGCCAGTGGATGGAAGCAGAAGCACCTCTGGTATCACCAACACATTCAGAAG GTTACAATCACATGAACGGGGATATTTCTACATCAGCAGCAGAAACGATGCCCCCTACTGCCAAGACCGATTACCAGTCTATTAACGGTGCCAATGTAAATGatctcaaaattgaaacaCTCCCTGCATCAACGTCTATTCAAAACACGG ATGATGGTGGTAACCATAGTAACAGCAGTAACTACGAAGGCAGCAACAATGTACCTGAAGATCAACTCAAACAAATGCTGAAAGAACAGTTagaatattatttttcaag GGATAACTTAGCTAGTGATTCTTATCTAGTCTCTCAGATGGATGCTGATCAGTATGTACCAATTGTCACCATAGCAAGTTTTAATATGGTCAAAAAACTTACATCTGATTTGGATCTTATAATCAACGTACTCAGAG AATCTTCCAACGTACAAGTAGATGAACGTGGGGAGAAGGTTCGTCCCCTACATAAAAGGTGTATTGTGATACTAAGGGAAATTCCAGAATCAACTCCAATCGAG AGTGTAAAAGCTTTGTTTTCTGGAGTGAACTGTCCACCATTTGTCAGCTGCGAATTTGCCCACAATAACAGCTGGTACGTGACTTTCGACTCTGATGAAGATGCGCAAAGGGCTTATCGATATCTTCGtgaagatattcaaaatttcttgGGTAAACCTATAATG GCTCGTATCAAAGCTAAACCTTTGTTGACCCGTTCGTTTGCTCCGAAGAATGGGGTGACACCGCGAATGCAACCAATCAATGCCGTGGCGGCTCAACAGCCACCGACGCCTACACAGTATGAGATGACATCGCAGGCTCAACCTACACCTCCGCAGCCACCCCAACCACAACCAGCCCAATTTAGTCAACAGCCACGGTTCACTCAACCCGTACCAAATGTTCAATATGTTAGCCAACACCAACAG TCTTTCTCATTTTTTCCACCGGCTACGAGTGCAGTCATAGCAGCATCCTGGCCAACGAGCCCGCCTGCGTATTATGATCCCGGTATGGTGTTTGCCGTTAATGGCTACCAACCGCAAGGGACATTCAAACCCCTGACAACGTCTCGTCACGGTtatcaaaatatcagaaacag GAATCCCAGTAAACCACAGCATCGAAACCACATGTCTGAACGTTCGAACCACATCGAACGCCATCATTCGTCATCTTCAACATCATCAACTCACGAACGACACAATCTGCCGAACGGCACCCATAGATCGAGTCCGCGAGCTCACGACTCAACTCAAAACCATAATAATACCACTTCGAACGCGTATGGACGTCACAAAGAATCgagttataataataattattcccAGTCGCCGAATCATACGCCCTCAGATTCTCAATCAACGACTCAGTCCAATTCATCATCGTCTTCGTATAATCGTAATAACGACCGCGACTCGCGTCACAACGATTCGTACAGCAAAGATCAAATGTTACAAAA ACGCAACACATCATATAAAGTTCCCCGTCGACGAAAAGAAGATGAAGTTCCTTCGAGAAATGTT CGACAGTCAAGTGGTAACAGCTCATCGAATAACTCCATGAATAACCAGAATACTAAAGAAGTGAAACAAATGCCAGCTGTTGACACCCCCAAATTTGAACTGGAATCAAATTCCTTTCCGCCATTGCCTGGATCTACG aataGCGCCACCACTGGTGATATTTGGGAAAGCAAAATGTCCGACGTTGTCAAAGGAACGGCAAAACCATCGACACCAGCAACCCCGACAACGCGAGAGACTAAAACACCGTCATCATCCACTCAGACTACTGCGCCATCTACAACCACGCCGCCTAGTAGTAATGATCTTAATATAACTACTACTTGTTCGGTAAATACCGCTACACAGTCTACGCTAACATCGTCTACATCGACTGTTAATACTACTGTACCAGCTGTAACTACTACAATACAGACATCACCTTCTGTTACTACTCCGCCTTCATCGCCAAAAAA GGTGACGCCTGCTTCTAAAGTGAGTAGCAGCAGTGGTAGTAGTAATATTAGTAATAGCCCTAAAGATAGTGTTAGTCATAGTAGCAATAGTAAATCAGAATCAGTTCGTTCGTTGACTCCACCACCTGCTGTGTCATCTACCACGACATCCAGTGGAACTGATGGCTCCTCCAATTCATTAAAG ttGGAAGAGAAAGTTAAAGCTGCAAATGCTGCTCAGTCAGGTCCTTCAAAGATGTCATATGCCAGTGTGTTACGTGGAGCTGGAAACGGTTTCGAAAATAAGAAGGATGGCCCTTCTTTGGAAGCAATCGAGGATAACAGtgacaatgaaaaatcaaagacTGTGAAAGAGTCTAGTGGAGAAGTGACTCAGGCTCTAATGGAACAATCGCAGGTTCCGAAATCACAAACTGCCAAACCGGTTTCAAACAACAAAGACAATAACAGACGCGACGAGCCAAAAGATCAGAGACAATCGGCTAGTCGACGCGCCAAAGAGAACCGCGAGAGACGTGACCGCGTTGATCGAGAACAGCGGGTTCGTAAAGAACCGCCGCGATCGCCTAACAAATAA
- the LOC141901838 gene encoding uncharacterized protein LOC141901838 isoform X4, with translation MTSDYGNTGGAELHLVQPGSLQPGGSDIHLIHQLNVTPKSHGLNPNANIFQSKSPPGQWMEAEAPLVSPTHSEGYNHMNGDISTSAAETMPPTAKTDYQSINGANVNDLKIETLPASTSIQNTVLMTTSFTHVNVHSPSFIDDGGNHSNSSNYEGSNNVPEDQLKQMLKEQLEYYFSRDNLASDSYLVSQMDADQYVPIVTIASFNMVKKLTSDLDLIINVLRESSNVQVDERGEKVRPLHKRCIVILREIPESTPIESVKALFSGVNCPPFVSCEFAHNNSWYVTFDSDEDAQRAYRYLREDIQNFLGKPIMARIKAKPLLTRSFAPKNGVTPRMQPINAVAAQQPPTPTQYEMTSQAQPTPPQPPQPQPAQFSQQPRFTQPVPNVQYVSQHQQSFSFFPPATSAVIAASWPTSPPAYYDPGMVFAVNGYQPQGTFKPLTTSRHGYQNIRNRNPSKPQHRNHMSERSNHIERHHSSSSTSSTHERHNLPNGTHRSSPRAHDSTQNHNNTTSNAYGRHKESSYNNNYSQSPNHTPSDSQSTTQSNSSSSSYNRNNDRDSRHNDSYSKDQMLQKRNTSYKVPRRRKEDEVPSRNVRQSSGNSSSNNSMNNQNTKEVKQMPAVDTPKFELESNSFPPLPGSTNSATTGDIWESKMSDVVKGTAKPSTPATPTTRETKTPSSSTQTTAPSTTTPPSSNDLNITTTCSVNTATQSTLTSSTSTVNTTVPAVTTTIQTSPSVTTPPSSPKKVTPASKVSSSSGSSNISNSPKDSVSHSSNSKSESVRSLTPPPAVSSTTTSSGTDGSSNSLKLEEKVKAANAAQSGPSKMSYASVLRGAGNGFENKKDGPSLEAIEDNSDNEKSKTVKESSGEVTQALMEQSQVPKSQTAKPVSNNKDNNRRDEPKDQRQSASRRAKENRERRDRVDREQRVRKEPPRSPNK, from the exons ATGACTTCTGACTACGGAAACACAGGGGGCGCTGAGCTACATTTAGTACAACCTGGCAGCTTACAGCCTGGTGGCTCTGATATCCATCTAATCCATCAACTAAAT GTTACTCCTAAAAGCCATGGTCTTAACCCGAATGCCAACATTTTCCAGAGTAAGTCCCCACCTGGCCAGTGGATGGAAGCAGAAGCACCTCTGGTATCACCAACACATTCAGAAG GTTACAATCACATGAACGGGGATATTTCTACATCAGCAGCAGAAACGATGCCCCCTACTGCCAAGACCGATTACCAGTCTATTAACGGTGCCAATGTAAATGatctcaaaattgaaacaCTCCCTGCATCAACGTCTATTCAAAACACGG TTCTCATGACGACTAGCTTTACCCACGTCAATGTCCACAGTCCATCCTTTATAGATGATGGTGGTAACCATAGTAACAGCAGTAACTACGAAGGCAGCAACAATGTACCTGAAGATCAACTCAAACAAATGCTGAAAGAACAGTTagaatattatttttcaag GGATAACTTAGCTAGTGATTCTTATCTAGTCTCTCAGATGGATGCTGATCAGTATGTACCAATTGTCACCATAGCAAGTTTTAATATGGTCAAAAAACTTACATCTGATTTGGATCTTATAATCAACGTACTCAGAG AATCTTCCAACGTACAAGTAGATGAACGTGGGGAGAAGGTTCGTCCCCTACATAAAAGGTGTATTGTGATACTAAGGGAAATTCCAGAATCAACTCCAATCGAG AGTGTAAAAGCTTTGTTTTCTGGAGTGAACTGTCCACCATTTGTCAGCTGCGAATTTGCCCACAATAACAGCTGGTACGTGACTTTCGACTCTGATGAAGATGCGCAAAGGGCTTATCGATATCTTCGtgaagatattcaaaatttcttgGGTAAACCTATAATG GCTCGTATCAAAGCTAAACCTTTGTTGACCCGTTCGTTTGCTCCGAAGAATGGGGTGACACCGCGAATGCAACCAATCAATGCCGTGGCGGCTCAACAGCCACCGACGCCTACACAGTATGAGATGACATCGCAGGCTCAACCTACACCTCCGCAGCCACCCCAACCACAACCAGCCCAATTTAGTCAACAGCCACGGTTCACTCAACCCGTACCAAATGTTCAATATGTTAGCCAACACCAACAG TCTTTCTCATTTTTTCCACCGGCTACGAGTGCAGTCATAGCAGCATCCTGGCCAACGAGCCCGCCTGCGTATTATGATCCCGGTATGGTGTTTGCCGTTAATGGCTACCAACCGCAAGGGACATTCAAACCCCTGACAACGTCTCGTCACGGTtatcaaaatatcagaaacag GAATCCCAGTAAACCACAGCATCGAAACCACATGTCTGAACGTTCGAACCACATCGAACGCCATCATTCGTCATCTTCAACATCATCAACTCACGAACGACACAATCTGCCGAACGGCACCCATAGATCGAGTCCGCGAGCTCACGACTCAACTCAAAACCATAATAATACCACTTCGAACGCGTATGGACGTCACAAAGAATCgagttataataataattattcccAGTCGCCGAATCATACGCCCTCAGATTCTCAATCAACGACTCAGTCCAATTCATCATCGTCTTCGTATAATCGTAATAACGACCGCGACTCGCGTCACAACGATTCGTACAGCAAAGATCAAATGTTACAAAA ACGCAACACATCATATAAAGTTCCCCGTCGACGAAAAGAAGATGAAGTTCCTTCGAGAAATGTT CGACAGTCAAGTGGTAACAGCTCATCGAATAACTCCATGAATAACCAGAATACTAAAGAAGTGAAACAAATGCCAGCTGTTGACACCCCCAAATTTGAACTGGAATCAAATTCCTTTCCGCCATTGCCTGGATCTACG aataGCGCCACCACTGGTGATATTTGGGAAAGCAAAATGTCCGACGTTGTCAAAGGAACGGCAAAACCATCGACACCAGCAACCCCGACAACGCGAGAGACTAAAACACCGTCATCATCCACTCAGACTACTGCGCCATCTACAACCACGCCGCCTAGTAGTAATGATCTTAATATAACTACTACTTGTTCGGTAAATACCGCTACACAGTCTACGCTAACATCGTCTACATCGACTGTTAATACTACTGTACCAGCTGTAACTACTACAATACAGACATCACCTTCTGTTACTACTCCGCCTTCATCGCCAAAAAA GGTGACGCCTGCTTCTAAAGTGAGTAGCAGCAGTGGTAGTAGTAATATTAGTAATAGCCCTAAAGATAGTGTTAGTCATAGTAGCAATAGTAAATCAGAATCAGTTCGTTCGTTGACTCCACCACCTGCTGTGTCATCTACCACGACATCCAGTGGAACTGATGGCTCCTCCAATTCATTAAAG ttGGAAGAGAAAGTTAAAGCTGCAAATGCTGCTCAGTCAGGTCCTTCAAAGATGTCATATGCCAGTGTGTTACGTGGAGCTGGAAACGGTTTCGAAAATAAGAAGGATGGCCCTTCTTTGGAAGCAATCGAGGATAACAGtgacaatgaaaaatcaaagacTGTGAAAGAGTCTAGTGGAGAAGTGACTCAGGCTCTAATGGAACAATCGCAGGTTCCGAAATCACAAACTGCCAAACCGGTTTCAAACAACAAAGACAATAACAGACGCGACGAGCCAAAAGATCAGAGACAATCGGCTAGTCGACGCGCCAAAGAGAACCGCGAGAGACGTGACCGCGTTGATCGAGAACAGCGGGTTCGTAAAGAACCGCCGCGATCGCCTAACAAATAA
- the LOC141901838 gene encoding uncharacterized protein LOC141901838 isoform X2, with protein sequence MVFTNHMFSYSHFHHNWNQVTPKSHGLNPNANIFQSKSPPGQWMEAEAPLVSPTHSEGYNHMNGDISTSAAETMPPTAKTDYQSINGANVNDLKIETLPASTSIQNTVLMTTSFTHVNVHSPSFIDDGGNHSNSSNYEGSNNVPEDQLKQMLKEQLEYYFSRDNLASDSYLVSQMDADQYVPIVTIASFNMVKKLTSDLDLIINVLRESSNVQVDERGEKVRPLHKRCIVILREIPESTPIESVKALFSGVNCPPFVSCEFAHNNSWYVTFDSDEDAQRAYRYLREDIQNFLGKPIMARIKAKPLLTRSFAPKNGVTPRMQPINAVAAQQPPTPTQYEMTSQAQPTPPQPPQPQPAQFSQQPRFTQPVPNVQYVSQHQQSFSFFPPATSAVIAASWPTSPPAYYDPGMVFAVNGYQPQGTFKPLTTSRHGYQNIRNRNPSKPQHRNHMSERSNHIERHHSSSSTSSTHERHNLPNGTHRSSPRAHDSTQNHNNTTSNAYGRHKESSYNNNYSQSPNHTPSDSQSTTQSNSSSSSYNRNNDRDSRHNDSYSKDQMLQKRNTSYKVPRRRKEDEVPSRNVRQSSGNSSSNNSMNNQNTKEVKQMPAVDTPKFELESNSFPPLPGSTNSATTGDIWESKMSDVVKGTAKPSTPATPTTRETKTPSSSTQTTAPSTTTPPSSNDLNITTTCSVNTATQSTLTSSTSTVNTTVPAVTTTIQTSPSVTTPPSSPKKVTPASKVSSSSGSSNISNSPKDSVSHSSNSKSESVRSLTPPPAVSSTTTSSGTDGSSNSLKLEEKVKAANAAQSGPSKMSYASVLRGAGNGFENKKDGPSLEAIEDNSDNEKSKTVKESSGEVTQALMEQSQVPKSQTAKPVSNNKDNNRRDEPKDQRQSASRRAKENRERRDRVDREQRVRKEPPRSPNK encoded by the exons ATGGTCTTTACCAATCACATGTTCAGTTATTCACATTTTCACCATAATTGGAATCag GTTACTCCTAAAAGCCATGGTCTTAACCCGAATGCCAACATTTTCCAGAGTAAGTCCCCACCTGGCCAGTGGATGGAAGCAGAAGCACCTCTGGTATCACCAACACATTCAGAAG GTTACAATCACATGAACGGGGATATTTCTACATCAGCAGCAGAAACGATGCCCCCTACTGCCAAGACCGATTACCAGTCTATTAACGGTGCCAATGTAAATGatctcaaaattgaaacaCTCCCTGCATCAACGTCTATTCAAAACACGG TTCTCATGACGACTAGCTTTACCCACGTCAATGTCCACAGTCCATCCTTTATAGATGATGGTGGTAACCATAGTAACAGCAGTAACTACGAAGGCAGCAACAATGTACCTGAAGATCAACTCAAACAAATGCTGAAAGAACAGTTagaatattatttttcaag GGATAACTTAGCTAGTGATTCTTATCTAGTCTCTCAGATGGATGCTGATCAGTATGTACCAATTGTCACCATAGCAAGTTTTAATATGGTCAAAAAACTTACATCTGATTTGGATCTTATAATCAACGTACTCAGAG AATCTTCCAACGTACAAGTAGATGAACGTGGGGAGAAGGTTCGTCCCCTACATAAAAGGTGTATTGTGATACTAAGGGAAATTCCAGAATCAACTCCAATCGAG AGTGTAAAAGCTTTGTTTTCTGGAGTGAACTGTCCACCATTTGTCAGCTGCGAATTTGCCCACAATAACAGCTGGTACGTGACTTTCGACTCTGATGAAGATGCGCAAAGGGCTTATCGATATCTTCGtgaagatattcaaaatttcttgGGTAAACCTATAATG GCTCGTATCAAAGCTAAACCTTTGTTGACCCGTTCGTTTGCTCCGAAGAATGGGGTGACACCGCGAATGCAACCAATCAATGCCGTGGCGGCTCAACAGCCACCGACGCCTACACAGTATGAGATGACATCGCAGGCTCAACCTACACCTCCGCAGCCACCCCAACCACAACCAGCCCAATTTAGTCAACAGCCACGGTTCACTCAACCCGTACCAAATGTTCAATATGTTAGCCAACACCAACAG TCTTTCTCATTTTTTCCACCGGCTACGAGTGCAGTCATAGCAGCATCCTGGCCAACGAGCCCGCCTGCGTATTATGATCCCGGTATGGTGTTTGCCGTTAATGGCTACCAACCGCAAGGGACATTCAAACCCCTGACAACGTCTCGTCACGGTtatcaaaatatcagaaacag GAATCCCAGTAAACCACAGCATCGAAACCACATGTCTGAACGTTCGAACCACATCGAACGCCATCATTCGTCATCTTCAACATCATCAACTCACGAACGACACAATCTGCCGAACGGCACCCATAGATCGAGTCCGCGAGCTCACGACTCAACTCAAAACCATAATAATACCACTTCGAACGCGTATGGACGTCACAAAGAATCgagttataataataattattcccAGTCGCCGAATCATACGCCCTCAGATTCTCAATCAACGACTCAGTCCAATTCATCATCGTCTTCGTATAATCGTAATAACGACCGCGACTCGCGTCACAACGATTCGTACAGCAAAGATCAAATGTTACAAAA ACGCAACACATCATATAAAGTTCCCCGTCGACGAAAAGAAGATGAAGTTCCTTCGAGAAATGTT CGACAGTCAAGTGGTAACAGCTCATCGAATAACTCCATGAATAACCAGAATACTAAAGAAGTGAAACAAATGCCAGCTGTTGACACCCCCAAATTTGAACTGGAATCAAATTCCTTTCCGCCATTGCCTGGATCTACG aataGCGCCACCACTGGTGATATTTGGGAAAGCAAAATGTCCGACGTTGTCAAAGGAACGGCAAAACCATCGACACCAGCAACCCCGACAACGCGAGAGACTAAAACACCGTCATCATCCACTCAGACTACTGCGCCATCTACAACCACGCCGCCTAGTAGTAATGATCTTAATATAACTACTACTTGTTCGGTAAATACCGCTACACAGTCTACGCTAACATCGTCTACATCGACTGTTAATACTACTGTACCAGCTGTAACTACTACAATACAGACATCACCTTCTGTTACTACTCCGCCTTCATCGCCAAAAAA GGTGACGCCTGCTTCTAAAGTGAGTAGCAGCAGTGGTAGTAGTAATATTAGTAATAGCCCTAAAGATAGTGTTAGTCATAGTAGCAATAGTAAATCAGAATCAGTTCGTTCGTTGACTCCACCACCTGCTGTGTCATCTACCACGACATCCAGTGGAACTGATGGCTCCTCCAATTCATTAAAG ttGGAAGAGAAAGTTAAAGCTGCAAATGCTGCTCAGTCAGGTCCTTCAAAGATGTCATATGCCAGTGTGTTACGTGGAGCTGGAAACGGTTTCGAAAATAAGAAGGATGGCCCTTCTTTGGAAGCAATCGAGGATAACAGtgacaatgaaaaatcaaagacTGTGAAAGAGTCTAGTGGAGAAGTGACTCAGGCTCTAATGGAACAATCGCAGGTTCCGAAATCACAAACTGCCAAACCGGTTTCAAACAACAAAGACAATAACAGACGCGACGAGCCAAAAGATCAGAGACAATCGGCTAGTCGACGCGCCAAAGAGAACCGCGAGAGACGTGACCGCGTTGATCGAGAACAGCGGGTTCGTAAAGAACCGCCGCGATCGCCTAACAAATAA